The stretch of DNA GAACTAGAGCATTTAATAAGTACAGTGAAATTTGGGGAAATTCAGCAAAACGTCGACATAGTAAAGGAGCTTCTCAAAGATTTTGATCAAGACAACAATGGTGTAATTGATGAACCTGAATTTGTTGCTGGAGTAACAAAATGGCTCAATAAAGCCGTTCGAATAGCAAATACCACAGACAAGACAAAGAGTATAGATGAATTCGACAAGGTGAGGGCTGAAATGACCTTTTCGTTAAGGCATGATGATAGAAATTAACGTAGGGCTTAGACCGTCGTAGTTTAAAATATCACAGTAATATATGTCTTGTTTTTTGCAGATCGTGTGGAAAGAAGAAGTGTATGACAAATGGGCATTTATGAAATCAGCAATCAAAGTTCTGTTTGGCATTGTTGTCCTGACTTTTCTTGGAGGACCTCTAACGGAGAGTATTCTTGGATTGTCGTTTTCCATGAATTTACCATCTTTCTGCATAGCATTCGTGATAGTTCCATTGGCCACGAATGCAAGAACTCTAATAGCAGCAATCTTACCCGCCAGCCGTAAGAGTGAAAGATCTGCTTCTTTAACATTTTCGGAGGTATATATATAACCAAAAAATTCTCTACGAATTAAATTTAGCATCATTAATCTGTTCTATATATGAATTGGGATGATGCAGATTTATGGCGGAGTTATCATGAACAACCTTTCCGGATTGACAACGCTTGTTGGCTATTGTGTATGCCAAAGATTTAACGTGGAATTATTCGGCAGAAGTGCTAACTATTTTTGTGGTGTGTGCTATTATAGGCATCATGGCTTACACACGCACCACTTATCCTCTATGGACTTGCTTATTAGCATTTTTGCTTTATCCCTTCTCCTTAGGATTGTTCTGTTTTGCGCAATTTTTCTGGAGCTGGAAGTAAACTTTTTTGGTATGCTTGTTTGGGTCTTTGTACTTTTGattatttatatagttaaatTTCAGTCTTAGTACTGCATCTTTCGatttttatcaattttaattatttttcatcaaaaatatTGATGTGACATTACACACGTCACCGACACATCGTAAAAATGACTGAaattaccaaaaaaataaaaataaagataacaGACTAagaatgaaatttgataatatatagaAATAAAATCGTAAATAGACAAacatattttaacattttaaagcaATTTCTTAActtgaacaaatttttttaaaactgcgTTGTTTCGAAATGCATGcacaaatataataattttttaaaacccAACTCGGGCTAAAAGATAAAAGTAGTAAAATTTGACGAATTAGCTAGTACatatattttcttgaaaaaccTTTGCATGACTTTACAGAATCATTCGTATATAGgaaatatataaaatgataaaatattatgttttctaAATATATGAAttactacaaaaaaaaaataaaaattgtgaattagagataaaaaaattcatcaatAAACTGACAAATACTTGGGTCATAAATGGCTTAGCGATCGAAATTCTAATTCGAAAAATCAGTCGCTATTTTCATCGTTATTTTTCAGCGCTCTTCAAGTAATTGTAATCGTCAATATACCTTTTTCTCTTTTGAAAGAAGAGAAAAAGAGTATACATTTTATAGGTTTCATATATTACATTGTGAAAATAGTTTAATATTTGTCTATTTATGATAGttagtttgaaatttttaaattatggtaaaaatattcaaaatattttattttagaaatattAGAGTAGTGAATCGATCATATGAACCAAGCCAAATCGAACCAAACAGAAGTCTAGGTTTGATTTGGTTTGGTTTGCAATTTTACGAAATCGATTTACGAAATATTTATTAGTACCTTTAATTACATTGTTGTTGTCCCGTTCTAGCATCCAAAAAACAAAAGTATAGACACTAAAACACCTataattatatgtatatattaatCAATTGAATAAAGCAACGTTCACGCAACTTTGTGATATGATTACTTAGAATGTCTATCAACTTGCCGGGCTTTCTAAGGACTTATATGGCATGCAACTCCACATTCACACTGCCAGCACACCAACTCTATAAAATGCGCGCGCAAGGAATACAGACATCATAAATTCAATCAAATTTATACAGTGCTCCCAACAATGGCCTTCGCTCCAACTTGGAAGCTTGTTTTTGCCACTCTCTTTGTGTTGCAGTTGTGGGATTATCAGGCCACAGCCCGCACGCTGCCTCATTCGTCATCAATGGTCGACAGACATGAGCAATGGATGGCACAATATGGACGTGTATACAGGGATGACACAGAGAAGGCGGAAAGATTCAAAATATTCAAGCAAAATGTGGAGTACATCGAGTCTTTCAATGAAGCTGGACTTCGATCTTACATACTCAGCATCAACGAGTTTTCTGATTTGACGAATGAGGAGTTTCGGGCAGCCCGAAATGGATACAAAAGGGTCTCCCATCCAATATCACCAAAAGTTTCATCTTTCAAATATGCCAACGTGTCCGCAGTTCCTCCTAGTGTGGACTGGAGAACGAAGGGAGCTGTTACAGGCATCAAGGACCAAGGCCAATGTGGTTAGTGCACAGAAAACAATGAGCATAGCCAAACAACTACTCCCCACTTTCATTTTTCTCGATAAATATCAGCATGttttaaatagaaaatattCTCTAGCTCAAAGAAACAAATCCTGATGAAAACAAGTTACAAAATGCAGGATGCTGCTGGGCATTTTCAGCTGTGGCAGCCACGGAAGGAATCCATCGGCTCACGTCGGGGAAACTAGTATCATTGTCCGAACAAGAACTCGTGGATTGTGACACAAGTGAAGATCAGGGATGCAATGGTGGTCTCATGGACTATGCGTTCGAATACATAATAGGAAATAAGGGCCTGACCACCGAATCTAATTATCCCTACCAAGGAGTCGATGGCACCTGCAGCACACAAAAAGAATCATCCCATGTCGCAAAGATCACAGGATACGAGGACGTTCCAGCCAATAGCGAGTCATCTTTGCTAAAATCCGTGGCAAACCAACCAGTATCCGTGGCCATTGATGCTGGTGGATCAGACTTTCAATTCTACTCGAGCGGAGTATTTACAGGAGAATGTGGAACCGATCTAGATCACGGTGTCACCGCTGTCGGTTACGGGAAAACCAGCGACGGTACAAAGTATTGGTTGGTTAAGAATTCTTGGGGAAGCAGCTGGGGAGAGAGTGGATATATAAGAATGCAAAGGGGCATTTCTGCTGCAGAGGGTCTCTGTGGCATTGCGATGGAAGCTTCTTATCCGACTGCTTAAAAATGTAACATTGCGAATTTGATTTTCTTTGTCAGAAAACTCAAACTTATTTATGTCAATCTTATGTAATATAAGACACTGTACTGTTAATCCACATTCATGACCTCTCcaactctctctctctctctcaattTATCTATCtaagaaaaaatataattaaatatatttccaAATATATCATTCggtttctaaatttaattatattttttcttatttttgttaTCAATATATTCTTAATAACTAAGTTTCGAAAAATGTTTAAcaattttttgaataaataaaataaagaaaaaaaatgaattttgtttcttaaaacaaacaaatttatatatttgagaagcataaaatattattttatcaattataGTTTGAAATGTATTCTTGATCTGCATGGAAGTACGTACCATGAAAGCATTCAAGAACTTCGTAAGTTAAGAATTAATAACATTTAGCTGTGCCATTACTCACATATAAACCCcacaatttattattttattcgtAACTGTTCAAAACCTTTTTCATTTTCGTATAGTACTCTAACTAAggatgtatgtgtgtgtatatatatatatatatatgcagcACTTGTCGTTTTTGTGGAGAAACAGCAAGAAAAGATGAGGCCAAAGATTTATCTCTTCGGTGATTCTATTACTGAAGGGTCCTTCAAAGATGGTGGGTGGGGTTCTTCTCTCGCTAATCACTTCTGCCGCATGGTAGTTTCGCAAATTTTTTGTTTGTTCTTTCAGTAAATATACAAATAAATGGAGACGTAGTTGTGTAATTTGTCCGTATATTTCGTTGATTTTCTGATATATGTGGTGGGCCGGCGATATATTGTTCGTGTGTAGGTGGATGTGGTATTGAGAGGTTACAGTGGGTACAATACAAGAATGGCTCTTCATGTGACAGGGAAGGTGTTTCCCCCGCCGGAGGAGGGCGGCGAAGATCCAGCGGCGGTGACGGTTTTCTTCGGCGCTAATGACGCATGCCTTCCTGACAGATCCAGTGCGCATCAACACGTGCCGCTTGAGGAGTACAAGCAGAATCTCCACGCCATTGTTGACTTTTTCCAGGTTTAGATTATGTTAAAACcgaaattttgttttgttttcttttttttttatattttccatAAAGCCGTGAATGTTTTGCCTTAAATTAGTTAatggttttgatggtttcagaaGCGATGGCCTTCGACTCGTGTTCTCCTCATCTCACCTCCTCCAATTGACGAAGCTGCCCGTCTCCAGTGATTAATCTATCTATATTTCATATATTTGTCATATCATCTCTGCATATGTCTTTTAATCAAGTGATTCGAAaatttcactttttttttttatatggtTTGAGGTTCTCTTGACTGTAAGAAATAACTGATATGCAGGCATCCGTTTCACCCCAACCCGACGGGCTTACCGGAGAGGACGAACGAAGCCGCAGGCAACTACGCAAGAGCATGTCTCGACGTTGCAGCTGAATGTGGACTTACAGCCGTGGATCTCTGGACCAAAATGCAGCAATTTCCTGGATGGCAAAAGGCTATCTTAGTGTATGCTTCTTGCTACCTTTAAATGCTTAAAAAACATGCACATGGTCTGACACTATAAATTATATTGTTCAAACTTTTCATGCATTATTTTTTCTTACaaatttaatttcctattatatatatattttaacataaaatggaCAAAATTTCTCAGATTCATTCCCAAAGCAAAAGTGTTAAACGAACTATTTTACCCTTGCAAAACTGAAAATATCTAGATTTGAACCAATGCAGAGATGGTTTACATTTGACTGTGGATGGAAACAAGTTTGTTTTCGAGGAAGTGATAGCGCGGCTGAAGGAAGTTGGCGTAAGCGTGGAAAGTCTGCCGGCCGATCACCCGCTCGATCATAACTGAAATTAGTCCTAAAGGATCCTCCggtgttttcagattttaacTGAACAAATTAATTAAGTGGGTTGCAATCAAATTATGTTAAATAGTGGTATGTTATGATAAAAGCAAACGTTGTTGATTTATTATGTTTGAAAAATTCAGTCGTGaatggtttggtgaaatcaTCTGCAACTTTCTTTATCTTGTGACTTCGCATGCTAATTAATTCAAGTCTTCTTGTCAATATAATCTAAAATGAAATGATATTTGATGTCAATGCACTTGTTTCAATTGTTTAAAACTTGATTTTAATTGGTCAAAGACGAAATAGATTATTGTCAAAACTAATTTCAATCGACTTAACTTCCTTGAGAAAATTTCTCGATCGATCTTCTAGACACCCAGATGTGCTAATATTCAAGCAACCTTTTTTTAATTCAACAACACAATTAACAACACATGGTTTGAGTTAGTCAAAAACACGGTTGGTTTGATTATGTAAGCaatgatattttaatttttttttcttccctaAACTTTACCTATAAATACTCATCCATTATTCATTTCAAAATCACACCAAAACAAAAAATCATCTCATCTACAATCATAAGTGTAGAAGTGAAAAAAAAGATTTAGTGTGAGATTTAATTTCTTAAGGAATGTTTATCCTTAGAAGTAATACGAATAATGGAGAGAAAGTGAGAGTTAAAATCATAGTATTCTGAGTGAAATACTTTATATTCTCAATTTTCTTATCTTTTTGTTATTAATAAAGAAGTGATCTCCTTGAGAGGTTTAGAGTGAACGTAGCTCAATCTTGTGATGAATTGAGCCACTATAAATATTGGTGTTAATCTTATTCATTATTTATATCACTTACGATATTCCGCTGCAATATTACATCGTTATTTTCCTAATAtcccaacaattggtatcagagcgaggttCTCAAATACTATAGGAAGTCCtcgtatgctctgtggttgcagcttaGTCTAaacttccacatcagaaaaggcTTTCTAGCCAGTATTAGGGAAGTGATTCTTTTGTGTTCAGACTTTGACGATTATTCGTTGGTAACATTCACAAAAGATGGAGGTACGCACAAGTAAGATGATTAGTCCTAATGGCTCTAATTATCATGTGGGGGCCCATGCTCCTGATTAACGTTTAATGACCAAACAATCAGgatttattaatgtaaacagcgaaagcgattaaaaattttccttttgggccaatagaaatttcggcataacctccccgtaagtatgacatcccaaaaatttccaaacaacacaacaacatttatatactcgaaataaagtcataacatcaattcacaaacatatagccgcactggccaggactagcaTATACAGAGCCGACAAGGCTCGCTCACACAACAACAATCCAAAACATCGTAAAAATAACAGTACAGCTACACAGGAAATTCCCTGGCAAAAGTATGACTCCATAATAtaatatctgggaactctcaaTCACAATCCAACTACTGGGCACCGCTACCTGACGTTCCACCAACGTGTCAAATCCTCCTGGATAACCTGCTATgacatcaaaaacaaccacaacataaaaagaaacgagGGGTCGGGCCCCAGTACAACGAACCAGTAATATTACGACAAAtataactgacatgaaataaCATCAAGTAAAATGCGATGCAATGCAAtgtaatgcaatgcatgaaaggtaACAACCGATAACGGATACCAAACGGAGTCCAAATGAATCGCATCAacaacagtaacagtggccacccgtgccaggaacGTAGCAACGCAACATCAAGTCGCCctcatccatgcacgtagcatcgagggtaTGAGAGCTACCCGCTCAGCCCTCATGCAAGTCATCAGGAGTGCTAATCCTACCCACCCGCTCCATCGATGACGCAACAAATCGATAGATCAATATCAATAGCaatcaaaggagtcaaggctcgaaatgctatgcactaatagtatcaactcaaataaatgcatgaatgcaaTCACGTATTCACAGAAGCACATAAAGTACGCCACAGCTCATTACAAAATACTCAACGTCATCTCACGTCATAATAGACGTCGTAATGAAAACAGTTCGTACGTACCTCAACTGACTTTAATTTACCACAAAATATCTTAAATCCTCAAGAAAGTTCTGGAAATGCCATCTCAGACAAATCacctgaatattaatttaaatgatcttattaacatataaaaatttcagaaccatttaaattcactaaaaatccaatttcaacaatttaggcattttaaatttctaaaatcTCAATATTCGACTAAAATGCCTAAAATCAATCATTTCTATTTTATCAtcgcaaaatatttttttagccTTGCATGACGCTAAACTAATATTTATGCGACTGCGATAAATTCTAGGCTCACCAGATTATACCTCCAACTTGCACAATTccggaacctacaacaataacccaataattaattaataatgatACAATATTTGAgctgaaattgaattaaattcacATAGACAACAATTCGCACCGATACAGCTTGTACTTCCAATATCAGTGGCTAAAATCGAGCCTAAACAGAGGCTAACCGGCAATAGGCGGCAAACTCGCCGGATAAGATGACCGGAATCACACAGAAAAACGAAACCGACGGGTCGTTCTCGAAAATTTGCAAAAGTAGTACCAAAAGTGTGAGACCCCGAGAATAAAATAGTATTGATGGCATttgtaaataaattgaaaaatattcaatttattttgatggcattttcgtaaatagttgaaaaataatgaattaattttaaagaaCATAAATATGACATATCTGGGTCATATGaagttcaaatgatttgagatttgggtataacgtagaaaactaaaaaatatagaagtttcatattttgagttttgggaaatttgatcgtttgactagtCCAAAGGGATGTACCGaagttaaaatgttaaatagtatatattatttatattatattaatttattaatataatataatataatattaaaaaaataaaaataaaaaaaataatattaacgTGAGTCAGTGGAATTCACGAGACTCAATTTTGACAGAGAACGAAATGAGAGAGGAGAAATAaggtttttatttttcttttcgattTTGCGACTTaacggtttatccaatcgacgaaccgacttcagttttgagatcgttgacacgaggtcttcgatttgaggtataaattttatagttttggtgatatttgaaattcgtcgatttttggaataaatccgataaattattaaatcatacagaaattgaagattgttgaatagtgtatgattttaacgaagaagagatgattatagtgatgttattttgaattattctcaatttgtTATAATTAGGAAATTTTAATCGTAGGGTTgagattgaataattatttgtcggttattattaattctgataaatatatgcggtagaataatcgacaagaaactaagttttgaagtcggaattgaattatgctatgatttgaatttgatatgaattttcaaagtttcaaatgatatttgaaactcatattaatgattttggagtatgttattgattgaaatgaatatgttattgatgtagatagattattatactgatattttcaagctacatcaaccggaacaaagaattgaggtatgttgcgaccgggtaacatacgacatgtatctgtattatatgatatatgttggattgatttgactgattggattgagaatatgtgtctatatgccttaattgttgagtttatgtggcatacatgacattgtgatttgaatatcgatgtataaaataaatgttttgttaacacacatcgtttgatgcatacatcgatacatgacatgcatgttgagctatgatcct from Primulina tabacum isolate GXHZ01 chromosome 3, ASM2559414v2, whole genome shotgun sequence encodes:
- the LOC142540569 gene encoding sodium/calcium exchanger NCL1-like; its protein translation is MKTGKLNTSVINKLFSETDKDKSQSITKTEIEKLVLDIMESGKMKIDNKYAVSEIMKTFDFDSDMRINEHEFINGCKKWIDETSSSEHGDPGSGHIFHELFQVFKEKKEDDPKEIDRIMSKILKHAQTRLLRSESLIAEDGRPNIERIQTLFKQFDTDKNKSISKSELEHLISTVKFGEIQQNVDIVKELLKDFDQDNNGVIDEPEFVAGVTKWLNKAVRIANTTDKTKSIDEFDKIVWKEEVYDKWAFMKSAIKVLFGIVVLTFLGGPLTESILGLSFSMNLPSFCIAFVIVPLATNARTLIAAILPASRKSERSASLTFSEIYGGVIMNNLSGLTTLVGYCVCQRFNVELFGRSANYFCGVCYYRHHGLHTHHLSSMDLLISIFALSLLLRIVLFCAIFLELEVNFFGMLVWVFVLLIIYIVKFQS
- the LOC142540570 gene encoding senescence-specific cysteine protease SAG39-like gives rise to the protein MAFAPTWKLVFATLFVLQLWDYQATARTLPHSSSMVDRHEQWMAQYGRVYRDDTEKAERFKIFKQNVEYIESFNEAGLRSYILSINEFSDLTNEEFRAARNGYKRVSHPISPKVSSFKYANVSAVPPSVDWRTKGAVTGIKDQGQCGCCWAFSAVAATEGIHRLTSGKLVSLSEQELVDCDTSEDQGCNGGLMDYAFEYIIGNKGLTTESNYPYQGVDGTCSTQKESSHVAKITGYEDVPANSESSLLKSVANQPVSVAIDAGGSDFQFYSSGVFTGECGTDLDHGVTAVGYGKTSDGTKYWLVKNSWGSSWGESGYIRMQRGISAAEGLCGIAMEASYPTA
- the LOC142538995 gene encoding GDSL esterase/lipase At5g45920-like; this translates as MRPKIYLFGDSITEGSFKDGGWGSSLANHFCRMVDVVLRGYSGYNTRMALHVTGKVFPPPEEGGEDPAAVTVFFGANDACLPDRSSAHQHVPLEEYKQNLHAIVDFFQKRWPSTRVLLISPPPIDEAARLQHPFHPNPTGLPERTNEAAGNYARACLDVAAECGLTAVDLWTKMQQFPGWQKAILVDGLHLTVDGNKFVFEEVIARLKEVGVSVESLPADHPLDHN